The following DNA comes from Solanum stenotomum isolate F172 chromosome 11, ASM1918654v1, whole genome shotgun sequence.
aactacatgccccaaaaatgcaaccaaagtctaccaaaattcacacttagaaaatttagcatacaatcTTTTGTGTTTGTAAGAACATGGATGTTAGTTTTTCTGCTATTTTTTACAGCATTCAATTCATTACAAGGTTTCATAGTCTATCCTCGATTGCTGAACACTGGTTGGATTGCAGGGGTTAGTTCGGATTCAATTTGGGTTCTATAAGGAGGGTTGGGAAAAATAGAGGAGACAAGGCTAAGGTTTTGTCTCGCCCTGTCCCACTCTGGCTGCCTCGCGCTATCAGAAAAATCCCGCCCCAGCGGCTCAGACGGAAATAGTACTCAGGCAATAAATTTTTCTGgggtttttctcttttctaaatctCCCAACGGTTTTCAGCCTTACTGAGCAATTAAGGATAATCCTCTGAACTAGGATAATCATTGTCTACCCTAAGTCAATCCAACGACACACAATCCAATCATTCTCATTAATTCAACACCATAACCCACACCTATGGTGAAAATGATCATATCATCACATCCAAGCAAATACAACTTCCACATTCATAGTTAATTTAGGCAAGAAGGAACACACATTCACAGTTTTCAAGTTACAACTCACAGACAATCCCGATTTCTAAATTAGTTTATTCCATAGATGACCATTACCGATCTCCCAGTACAAGAGCaaaaaatgaaaactgatgcacctgtAACAGGTCAAAAGATCATTTATCCGAGGCAGTGGATACATGTTCCGAATGGAGACCCCATTCAACTGTcgatagtctatacacatcctctcttgctaaTGATAGTGTTACCACtttgttgctctagttcggACCACAGAGTGAATGGGGAAAgctaccaatttgtatcacccacataccaattggattcaagtcataccacgaaggagtagaaagaagtgagtttttcgtaaagtcctatagcctctcaaagaaaatTACGGACGTCTTCGTAccattccgcaagactctactagactcattttggtaaaatgtgatcaacgaacctaggggttgaatttacgcattagtttggttagtttaTTGTTTAAACCTGTGGAGTTTATgtggactccatttttattgtcatttaaacctaCTTCCATATCTTTAAATGCGTAGTATTTGGTTAAGTTGTTAgatttgggttgtagtaatggttctcccaccggagggttagtgtgggtaccAATCACGGCAGTCTGACAAAGATGTATcgagatttgaagcgaatttattggtggccgggCATGAAGAAGATATAGCGAAGTTTGTGGCTCTGTGTCAAAATAGTCAACAAGTAAAGTATGAGCACCAAAGACCTGCAGATTTGCCTTAGAGAATGtcaattccggaatggaagtgggaaatgatagccatggattttgtggttggtcttcccaacactttggggaagtttgattctatttggataatggttgacagattgactaagtcagcccattttattctggtaagaatagattataatgcttaacaattggctaaagtttatgtgaaagagatagtgaggttgcatggggtgcccctctctatcatctcagaccgtggtacccaattcacatccaagttttggaggaaattgcatgatgaattgggcacacaactcacttttagtacaaccttccatccacaAACGGACGGACAGTTAGACAAGACTATTCAAATGTTAGAAGACATATTGAGGGTAtattgattgattttggagggcattgtgGTAAGTTTTTACCTTTGTGCGAGTTCTTctataacaatagttaccactccagcatagatatggcaccatttgaggaactttatgggaggggatgtagatcacccataggatggtttgaggctggagatgtgaaacccttgggggttgatttagtgaaggatgatCAAGATAAGGTGGGAaatattcaagctaagcttttagTAGCACAGAGTAGGCAGAAGAAGTATgcagaccataaggtaagagacatgacattgcagactggtgagaatgttcttttaaggtatcacccatgaaaggggtgatgacaTTTGGCAAAAAAGTCAAGCTAAGTCTGCGATACATTGGtcatttgaggttcttgaatgtgtagggaCATAgcttatagattggctttaccacCTAATCTATCTGGAGTTTATTCGATATTTCATATGTCCAtattgaagagatatcatggtgacggggatCACATCATAAAGTGGGATTCAATTGTATTAGACtaagacctccaatatgaggaggaaccgattgccaCTCTTGATCCTGATGTACGTAAggtgaggaccaaggagattaagtccgtgaaagttcaatggaagcatcgtccaattgaggaagctacttaggaaactgagaaggacatgcgagacaatgATTCCCagttgttcgtcgattcaggtactactccatTCTTTCTGTCGTCGTTTTTCCTAAGCTAGTCACTCAGGGACGAATGATGGGTAAAttagtatctattgtaacgacctgttttcgtcattatagaaaagccaacggagaAAAATTTTGgaccgaaaaactttttcgtagtaacttggaatttcccaacctagtctagatttggacgaaatcggtgTCATTAAattctagggaaatctggtaacaattggacgatctaattatgaatttgatcacatgactaGATAGATAAGACGTTAATGAACCCGTACaactttatggaattgaattcgggccaGTAGAACTCCCAGATTTGATCTTAACATGAACGGGTAGTTTCTAAGTGTCGTTGgctaaaggtgtgttgtgaaatgggagtttggaatTCTTAAATCGACTCACTAGTCCCGTACAAGCCACTAAGGCAGGATTATTACGGCCAGGGCGGGGctgctgtagcggggtgagtaCCGCTTTGACGGGACAATCGCGACTTAAAGTCGAAAATAAACTctaaaatcattttattctgctattttcgaacttgagagctaaggaacgaacccagggATTtgcttgacagttttccaccattcttaaggctaaaggtaagattttcactctttgaatccatttttcgatccatagAACATAATCTAACAGATAATTTTCGATGGGAGAGGATTTTGATatggaaattatggtggaaaaatcccAAATCTGTGTAtgaggatcatgggtttgatctagggttgatagaattATTGGTAATTTGAGTAATTAAacattgtttattgattctcgtattgtattgattgtttgtagaccaagaacaagcgaaacgaatccgaaaagggaagaatcaagtttcttcaaggattcaagcttgtttcgaggtaggtgatgattgtgatttcatgttgtgtgatgtatgtttgttcttgcttcattataatacttgtatgtatgtgaatgttgcattattgatcacactaattgtaaatgaaatagatgaatgatgaatgccatgaatcgtgacttgattgtatgataataagaatgtactttgtgattgtgattgtggattattgaatggatcaggtgttgCATTCCGACActctaacttggatcggttgtcacgttccaatataattatgggatcggttgtcacgttcatgcataatcattggatcgggtaccacgttccggtatgctaacagtttgggtttgggttccatgagaggaccattaacTTGACATAATTGTATAATTGAGAATTATGTGAAATGCTTTGTTATTCTTAATATTGTTGATATAGTATATATTcagtgtatgcatgttattatattgttgtaatgacttatgtatgttgcacttattgggatagccgcgtgattcTACCAGTACAATATGGTTGTGtatgatactgcacttgctctttctttgttgagtacatggcatcttccgGTGGCTATTGGCATACCtcacttagaagatcagtgatcgttcgaattcaagggtgagccagttcttccaggctacCATGAGTTCTTTTTCAGTCTATGACCACATTTtggacttagactagttctttagTTAGTCTTATGTTTAGTTTGGGATTGtctcccttcttgtttagacttatggttgaactttagatgttttggtacattgactttcaggttctaggcgtaTTTTCtgcatttgtttagttgttagacttttgttttggagtttatgggaactccctatttttctttccttagcatttaattTCCTTCTGTAACTTAAATGTCTTAGTATTTGATTtagttggttagctaattagtattaatggctctcccaccggagggttagtgtgggtgtcaatcacgatggtctgggttgTGCCAGAAATCTTCCCCATAtcggtactcaatactactccaaaatatctaatttaatgCTAAAGTAGCAATTCTCTCTCTAGGTTGTGATAAGTTCTTGAAAGGGCCTCTTAAAGAGGTAATTGCTCAAGTAAAAATACTCTCTCTAGATTTTTCGATGTGTAAAGTTTTGTGTGTATATTTCTTTTACATGTAGAAATTATTAATGAAAGAAACATGTTATGAAAGTAATATAAATTGTTTAACATATAGATATCTacagataaaaagaagaagcgTCAGTGAAAAAATTTAGTAACCTACACaaataaatgacaaaaaaataatgaaaaagagataTAGATGAGTTTCACTAAAGTGATTTCAAGTCGCAAAGTTAGACATATGATATTATGAAAATGAAGTATatacaaaaattgaaatttatactCTTTTGAATGGTTATTATGTATTATTTCATAATGCATCATATGAGGTTCAAATATCAGATGGTTgggtaaaaaaaaagatacaaaatttgttgtatcatattataaatttaaaatgaattataatGTGCTCGAGAATATTCTAAAGTTGTTTACACAAGTTAAATTGCATTAGAATTTTCTATTACTATATTCTTTCACTTGTCATAAGTTACAAGTATATTTTACGAGTTTAGCAACGCTCTAGAACACACACaactaacttaaaattttaaatggaggtgcttaaatttttttatttgttacataTGAGTTAGACAGTAAGTATTTTCATATTGTTAATAATAGTGGAATGCCTTTATTAAGCATGACTTTATTAGGAAATATACATAATTGAACAAGagcaaatttagaaaatataccaacaaaataaaaaaaaatatttacctcaGAAATTACCATCAATTTAAATACTAACTTACTAAAACATATGTTACAAAAGAATgacacaataatttttttttcaataatccAATAACATAAATCTAACTAAAAAATATGTCGTTTGTAGTTACTATCTTTACACGTTGACTAACAATACAATGAACCAAAAagagaaatttaattaatatgaaataatttttgttcaaatcaaccaaataaggaaatatcataaatatttttacttttttgtcaTTTGAGTTCATTTTCAACAGATACTATGATGATTTTATCACTATAAATACATCTTTAGAAGAGAAACACAACACCACATTTTCTTACATTCTCAAAATAGAAGCTTAGCCATGAGAAGACCTAATGGCCGAAGAAGAGTTGAAATGGTGAGGATGCCAAATCAAAGCAATTTACAAGTAACATTCTCAAAACGACGCGATGGAGTCTTTAAAAAGGCAACTGAGCTCTCCACTTTGTGTGGTGCTGAGgttgttgttgtagtttttTCTCCTAGCAATAAACCATATTCATGTGGACACCCTTCCGTTGAGTCTACTATGAATAGATTTTTGGGGGGAAATCCTCCAACTGATACTGATGCTCCTAACCCCATCGTTATTGCTCATCAAAATGCAAATACTGATGAAATCAATAGGAAGCTAAACAGATTGGAGATTTCACtcgaaagagaaaaaaaatatggagaAGCACTTCAAGCATCGAGGAAAGAACCTCCAATTGAAAAACTCAATTTCTTTGACCTTAAAAATCTGTGCAAGGCCTTGGAAGCTGCAgatgaagaaattgaaagagTAGCGAGCATAAAAAAGGAGCGTGGTTTTGAATTTCCATATCAAACCATTGGAAGTGCATTTGCTCCTCTAAGAGTTACAGAACATTCTTTGTCTGATTCCGATGAAGGGCCATCTGGATACAATGAATAGAATTTTCTTGctttaattaaaattcaatcACTTAATTTGTTACTTATAGAGTTAAGTTTGTCATATTAATGATTATGTTTATTCTATCTTCGATTTAATTTATCTTTCACTATGTTTATCATGGAatgaaatgtgtttttatttagtattttcttcgtttcaatttcttttcttgttattttttgtcCTTCTAAAAAGGAAtgtcctttttcctttttggtaactcttagttttaattttcactTTCCATGTTTAAGAACATAAGAATCAAAGAGAACCTTGATGCATTTTACATATCTTCAATTTCAGattacaagattcaaaaatcttttttattttcattaattatgTGCCAAGAAAAAATTAGATGAATAAATTAAACTGAAGGGGGTATGtgataatttataatttataaaatgtcACTACACATACGATCTAgtgttatatatttataaaaagtaaaaatcaataaatataacatAACACTTTAACTCAAANATGCATTTTACATATCTTCAATTTCAGattacaagattcaaaaatcttttttattttcattaattatgTGCCAAGAAAAAATTAGATGAATAAATTAAACTGAAGGGGGTATGtgataatttataatttataaaatgtcACTACACATACGATCTAgtgttatatatttataaaaagtaaaaatcaataaatatatcataacactttaattcaaacaaagaattaaaagatctgtaaatcttcaaaaatcaattatGAGTTCTCAATTGAAATAGTCTTAATGTAAGaaacttttttatttgattagatTTCTTCCTTCTCATTGCTGCAAAATAAAGGGGATATATCAAttcattaaatgtacgagtatgtaattgTAACGATCCGAACCGTCGTTATTTAGGAAAAGCAAAATTTGGGAAATTTCTGGGCCACTATCCCGCTAAGGCGGCGGCGCCACGGTGGGGTAAGCTGGAGCCAGAGCGGGATAGGCGAGACAGAATGTAAATAATGCAAAATCTTactttctccttcttctaaAAATACCTAATTTAGACGTAAACCACCCTAGAAACCCCCAAAAACCTGCTCTAATCTTGGTAAGGAAGGAAAAGGAAATTTCTAGCGTAAGGAGCGCGGTGGATGGCGGACTTCCGTTCAAGATCACCATCACGAAGTCCGGAAACAAGAATTGAAGCCAAAAACTCTGTGCAGTTGCTTGGctcccaggtaggctaggttttattaattgagtaattATAAATCTGTGTCCACTGTGTAGTATAATGATAATCAATGGTAGGATTCATGCGTAGGCTTTCGTGCACCGTATAAAAGATGATTAAATCATAGGAAGAAGCCTTAGATAATGAACTAGGGCTGAGTATGTTCGAATTAATGTTAGGTGATGTATGTAAGTGTATACTTgtaagtgatggttgtgattctatgattgtgtgatgtatgtttatGCTTGCTTCACTATGATACATGTAGGTATGCTAgcgttgcattattgatcacatttgttgtaaatgaagatagatgaatgatcaatgtcatgaatcatgacttgattgtatgattatgagaatgtactttgtgattgtggcttgttgaatggatcaggtgttgtgttccgacacactaacttggatcggttgccacgtttcgataTTGATGAAATGTTGTAATGAGATATTGTATATGATTAGGTTGNtgtggcttgttgaatggatcaggtgttgtgttccgacacactaacttggatcggttgccacgtttcgataTTGATGAAATGTTGTAATGAGATATTGTACATGATTAGGTTGATTTCAGGCCAAAAATAGTAAG
Coding sequences within:
- the LOC125845634 gene encoding agamous-like MADS-box protein AGL62, which translates into the protein MRRPNGRRRVEMVRMPNQSNLQVTFSKRRDGVFKKATELSTLCGAEVVVVVFSPSNKPYSCGHPSVESTMNRFLGGNPPTDTDAPNPIVIAHQNANTDEINRKLNRLEISLEREKKYGEALQASRKEPPIEKLNFFDLKNLCKALEAADEEIERVASIKKERGFEFPYQTIGSAFAPLRVTEHSLSDSDEGPSGYNE